The Echinicola rosea genome has a segment encoding these proteins:
- a CDS encoding glycoside hydrolase family protein produces MNRQITFLFFFALLIGLGSSCSSEKSNQSTSSKKATLPAVTDSVMQQVYEEVKTPHKYGLVKIPPSNDLKMDCPSIFREGGKWYMTYLIYGGRGYETWLAESDDLLHWEDKGKLMSFSDTTDWDMNQKAGYIALQDMEWGGSYEWDTYEGKHWMSYFGGNTRGYEAGVLSIGMAYTDQDPTTAHEWQRIEKPVLTPHDEDARWWDNSTMYKNSIIRDEHEFTGHPFIMYYNARGDSINPGKGAERIAMAVSDDMVHWERYGDAPLINHHKGISGDAYIQQMGGLYVMFYFGAFWPDRENTTAFNRFAVSNNLVDWVDWEGEDLISPSEPYDNLFAHKSFVVKHDGVVYHYYCAVNKDGQRGIAVATSRDLGISELEFLPLEGEKK; encoded by the coding sequence ATGAATAGACAAATAACCTTCCTGTTTTTCTTTGCCCTGTTGATAGGGTTAGGAAGCAGCTGCTCCTCTGAAAAATCCAATCAATCCACTTCTTCCAAAAAGGCAACCTTGCCGGCAGTGACCGATTCGGTGATGCAACAGGTTTATGAGGAGGTCAAGACTCCCCATAAATACGGTTTGGTGAAAATCCCGCCAAGCAACGATTTGAAAATGGATTGTCCCAGCATTTTCAGGGAAGGGGGCAAATGGTACATGACTTACCTGATTTATGGCGGGCGCGGCTATGAGACCTGGCTGGCCGAAAGTGATGATCTACTGCACTGGGAGGACAAGGGGAAACTCATGTCCTTTTCAGATACTACGGATTGGGATATGAACCAAAAGGCCGGATATATCGCACTCCAGGACATGGAATGGGGCGGAAGCTATGAATGGGATACTTACGAGGGAAAGCATTGGATGAGCTATTTTGGGGGCAATACTCGTGGCTATGAAGCTGGTGTGCTATCCATTGGAATGGCCTATACAGACCAAGACCCGACGACAGCCCACGAATGGCAGCGGATCGAAAAGCCGGTCTTGACCCCCCATGATGAAGATGCACGTTGGTGGGACAATAGCACCATGTACAAAAACTCCATTATTCGGGATGAGCATGAGTTTACCGGACACCCTTTTATCATGTACTATAATGCCCGCGGTGACAGTATCAATCCCGGTAAAGGTGCCGAAAGAATTGCCATGGCCGTGTCGGATGACATGGTCCATTGGGAGCGTTATGGTGATGCCCCGCTGATCAACCATCACAAGGGCATTTCCGGTGACGCCTATATCCAGCAGATGGGGGGGCTTTACGTGATGTTTTACTTTGGTGCTTTTTGGCCGGACAGGGAGAATACAACTGCCTTTAACCGATTTGCTGTTTCCAACAACTTGGTGGATTGGGTGGACTGGGAAGGAGAAGACCTGATCAGCCCTTCTGAGCCTTATGATAATTTATTTGCCCATAAATCTTTTGTGGTCAAGCACGACGGAGTGGTTTACCATTACTACTGTGCGGTCAATAAGGACGGCCAGCGGGGCATTGCAGTGGCCACTTCCAGGGATCTCGGTATAAGTGAACTGGAGTTTCTTCCTCTGGAAGGGGAAAAGAAATGA
- a CDS encoding glycoside hydrolase family 2 TIM barrel-domain containing protein → MRNVFYIAFVIFISGHSLFAQTVTGEPAAIPHPPEKFHLNPWEDPLITSLNREPARATAYSYESEAAAKKGDRAESRMQLLNGEWDFCFAMNMKEAPKDFYASKVTGWDKIEVPSNWELQGYDKPIYKSAVYPFRPINPPYVPEDYNGVGSYQRTFEVSENWEDMNITLHFGAVSSAFKVWLNGEFVGYGEDSFLPSEFNITPYLQSGENVLSVQVLRWSDGAYLEDQDHWRLSGIQREVFLMAEPKLRIYDFHWQAKLDDSYQNATFSLRPKIENLTGARVPDSKLKAQLFDAEGKPVFDAPLEMGVEEILNESYPRLDNVKFGLLEATVKNPELWSDEHPYLYTLVLRLEGEGGKLLEAKSCKVGFRDIRFDPESSKLLINGKVTYIYGVNRHDHHPVRGKALTRKDIEEDVKTIKQFNFNTIRTSHYPNDPYFYELCDESGILVIDEANHETHGIGGKLSNDTQWTHAYMERVTRMVQRDKNHPSIIFWSLGNEAGRGPNHAAMAAWVHDVDITRPVHYEPAQGNHRAEGYIPPNHPDYPKDHSHRIQVPTDQPYVDMVSRFYPGIFTPDLLVNQHADHRPIVFIEYSHSMGNSTGNMKELWDKFRSLPQVIGGCIWDFKDQGLLQTTEDGEEYYAYGGDFGEERHDGNFCINGIVASDGRPKAAMYECKWVYQPVEMTWEDTAAMEVRIHNRHADQSLGSYRFSLGLLENGKEVEHYKLPMLNLAAGEDTVVNLGNYIKDLPAENEYLAHLTFSLSQDEVWADQGHVIAEQQFQLQKGSSPVFDQEPSELVVEESSDGYHVNGKGIELSFGKASGALESYQVNGKEQVSSPVELSFTRPLTDNDRKGWKPQEKLKVWYEAVPSLTKMESSQIDNGDVQITSHYSLIDGKANVQVVYTVMAGGMVKVDYTLIPLDDLPNIPKVGMHLGILREYDQITWYGKGPVENYIDKNHGFMAGIYSQPIDQFMEPYVMPQENGNRTDVRWMEFTDQSGKNGIKITADSLLSMSAWPYTEVNINEAKHTFELEDAGFITVNIDLIQMGVGGNDSWSDVAQPLEQYQIPAKPYRYSYYIRAKKKD, encoded by the coding sequence ATGCGTAACGTTTTTTATATTGCTTTTGTCATTTTCATAAGTGGTCATTCGCTATTCGCCCAGACTGTGACTGGAGAACCTGCGGCCATTCCGCATCCACCGGAGAAATTCCACCTCAACCCTTGGGAGGATCCTTTGATCACTAGCCTAAATCGCGAGCCGGCAAGGGCGACGGCATATTCTTATGAAAGTGAAGCTGCTGCAAAAAAAGGTGATCGAGCGGAGAGCAGGATGCAGCTGTTGAACGGGGAATGGGATTTTTGTTTTGCGATGAACATGAAGGAGGCACCCAAGGATTTTTATGCGTCAAAGGTGACTGGCTGGGACAAAATCGAGGTGCCATCTAACTGGGAGCTCCAAGGCTATGACAAGCCCATTTATAAAAGTGCCGTGTATCCCTTTCGACCGATCAATCCACCTTATGTACCAGAGGATTACAATGGCGTAGGCTCTTACCAGCGCACTTTTGAAGTTTCCGAAAACTGGGAAGACATGAACATTACCCTCCATTTTGGTGCAGTAAGTTCGGCCTTTAAGGTCTGGCTGAACGGTGAATTTGTGGGCTATGGGGAAGATAGCTTTTTGCCTTCGGAATTCAACATAACGCCCTATTTGCAGTCAGGAGAAAATGTGCTTTCCGTACAGGTACTACGTTGGAGTGATGGGGCATACCTGGAAGATCAAGACCACTGGCGACTGAGCGGTATCCAGCGGGAGGTGTTTCTGATGGCCGAGCCCAAGCTGCGGATTTATGATTTCCACTGGCAGGCAAAACTGGATGATAGCTATCAGAATGCCACGTTCAGCCTTCGGCCAAAGATCGAAAACCTCACTGGAGCACGAGTGCCAGACAGTAAGTTGAAGGCCCAGCTTTTTGATGCCGAGGGGAAGCCTGTTTTTGATGCGCCGCTGGAGATGGGGGTGGAGGAAATTTTGAATGAAAGTTATCCAAGGCTGGATAATGTGAAATTTGGTTTGCTGGAAGCAACCGTAAAAAATCCCGAGCTTTGGAGTGACGAGCACCCTTATCTGTACACCTTGGTTTTGCGGCTTGAAGGGGAGGGTGGAAAGCTGCTGGAAGCCAAAAGCTGTAAAGTAGGCTTTCGCGATATCCGATTTGATCCGGAAAGCAGTAAATTGCTCATCAATGGTAAGGTGACCTATATCTATGGTGTCAACCGCCATGACCATCACCCTGTACGCGGCAAAGCCCTCACGCGGAAGGATATCGAGGAAGATGTCAAAACGATCAAACAGTTTAATTTCAATACCATCCGCACCAGTCACTATCCTAATGATCCTTATTTCTACGAGCTATGTGATGAATCCGGTATTTTGGTGATCGATGAGGCCAATCATGAGACCCATGGAATCGGTGGAAAGCTCAGCAACGATACCCAATGGACCCATGCTTACATGGAGAGGGTGACCAGAATGGTACAGCGGGACAAAAACCATCCGTCCATCATTTTCTGGAGCTTGGGCAATGAAGCTGGGCGCGGACCAAACCATGCCGCGATGGCTGCTTGGGTACATGATGTTGATATTACCAGACCTGTTCATTATGAGCCGGCACAGGGCAATCACCGGGCAGAAGGATATATTCCCCCAAACCACCCTGATTATCCAAAGGATCACTCCCACAGGATTCAGGTGCCCACAGACCAACCATATGTGGATATGGTCAGCCGGTTTTATCCCGGGATTTTCACTCCTGACTTGTTGGTCAACCAGCATGCCGACCATCGGCCGATTGTGTTTATAGAATACTCCCACTCCATGGGCAATAGCACCGGAAATATGAAAGAATTGTGGGATAAGTTCCGGTCATTGCCCCAAGTGATCGGTGGATGTATTTGGGATTTCAAAGATCAGGGGCTGCTCCAAACCACCGAAGATGGAGAAGAATATTATGCTTATGGTGGAGATTTTGGAGAAGAACGCCATGATGGTAACTTTTGTATCAACGGCATTGTCGCTTCTGATGGCCGACCAAAGGCCGCCATGTACGAATGCAAATGGGTCTATCAGCCGGTGGAAATGACATGGGAGGACACTGCTGCGATGGAGGTTCGCATCCATAATCGCCATGCTGATCAGTCGCTGGGAAGTTATCGGTTTTCACTTGGGCTTTTGGAAAATGGAAAAGAAGTCGAACACTACAAACTGCCTATGCTCAACCTCGCGGCAGGGGAAGATACGGTCGTCAATTTGGGTAACTACATCAAGGACCTTCCAGCAGAAAATGAATACCTCGCCCATCTCACCTTTAGCCTATCACAAGATGAAGTGTGGGCCGACCAAGGCCATGTGATCGCTGAACAGCAGTTCCAGCTCCAGAAAGGTTCCAGTCCGGTTTTTGATCAAGAACCGAGTGAATTGGTGGTGGAAGAATCGAGTGATGGCTACCATGTAAACGGGAAGGGTATCGAACTGAGCTTTGGCAAAGCATCCGGAGCCTTGGAGAGTTATCAAGTGAATGGCAAGGAGCAGGTTTCCAGTCCAGTGGAACTGTCCTTTACGCGGCCACTCACGGATAATGACCGCAAAGGATGGAAGCCCCAGGAAAAGCTGAAGGTTTGGTACGAGGCAGTTCCCTCGCTGACTAAAATGGAATCCTCGCAAATAGACAATGGCGATGTGCAGATTACCAGTCACTATTCCCTTATCGATGGCAAAGCCAATGTCCAGGTGGTGTACACCGTGATGGCAGGAGGGATGGTCAAAGTGGATTATACGCTGATCCCGCTAGATGATTTGCCAAATATTCCAAAAGTAGGTATGCATTTGGGAATTCTTAGGGAATATGACCAGATTACCTGGTACGGTAAAGGCCCCGTGGAAAACTATATCGACAAAAACCATGGCTTTATGGCTGGGATTTATAGCCAGCCCATCGACCAATTTATGGAGCCTTACGTAATGCCCCAGGAAAATGGCAACCGTACAGATGTTCGCTGGATGGAGTTTACGGATCAGTCCGGTAAAAATGGGATTAAAATTACGGCCG